GAAGCAGCCGCGACGTGGAGTGTGACCGTCCCAGTCGAGGTCGAAAGTAACGACCCACTCAGGACTGGACCAGCCGGCACCGTTATGCGAATTGTTAACGCCGGTGTTAGAGTCACGCCAGCCACTGTGGCAAAAGCCCATGTTGCCGACATAGTCTGTTCGACCGCCACTGTAGCCGATACCACCACCACCTCCACCGTCAGCGAATGGTCCTCCTCGGTAGGAAAATGCACCGTTGTTCCCGTTCGCCGTGTAAATTTTTGCCTGACCGTTGCTGGGACACAACAACCCAGGAATTACGGTCTTAGCGAGTTCCTTAACCTCAAAACGCCCATACCCTGTTCCAGTTCCCGGAGTCGTTCCGTTAGTGGTGGCGCTGTTTGGCGTATTGAACGTGCCGTATCCATCGAGTGCATTGTACAGCGGCCCCTGATCCATGTACGGCAGAGCGGCTGTAATCCAGCTGATCATACCTTGCGTACCACTTCCGAAAGTTGCCCCAACGCTTGCGTTTGGGTTGTTAACTGACCCGTCGTAATTCAGTGGAAACTGGTTGAACACGTCGTGGTAGTTGTGACATGCCAACCCAAGTTGTTTGAGGTTGTTCTTGCACTGAGTTCTGCGAGCCGCTTCGCGTGCTTGTTGCACAGCTGGTAGCAATAAAGCGATGAGAATCGCAATAATTGCAATCACCACCAGCAGTTCAATCAGCGTGAAACCGCGCGGTCGGTATTTCGTTGCCTTCATCTAGGGAATCCTCGAAAAAACATAAAAAAGCACCAGCCAACAATGACTGGATAAATTCAGGTCCATCGTCTTGTAGACGCAAGACCGTCCGATCAAATTACTTCTTTGCGGCTGGATTAGAACCGGGACCGCCCCTGCCCGCACTGCTGTACTGATCATAGTCGTCCGAACCGGCTTGCGGAGGAGGAGGTGCACCTTCGGTAGGCTCATCGCTCTGGCTACCGCCACCACATCCTACGATTCCGCTACCAGCTAGCAGCAAGGTTAGAAAGAACATACTGAAACGAGACATCGGCAAACACCTACGTACGTGTGTCAAGAAATTTGGGATTGGCCATAATAATACAAGTAAGTTACGTAATGTCGCAGAATATCGAATAAGTGCCAAGAGTCAAATAAATCACATACCGAAACTTTGTTGAAAAACTAACCAGGCAAGCGAGGCTCTGTTTATTTGGCGTGTTTCTCGCTTCGAAACCTCTTCGGGTGATTATTCCGGATTCAGCCTGCTGGCAAGGGCATTTTGGACAACGTCCGGTCCGGTTTGCTCCAGATGGGCATAGATTTCATTTACCAGTTCAAGGCTGAGGTCTCTGGCGTTGGGGCTTTGCAGTAGCTTTCCGTGGAGAGTTTTGCCCTGCATGGCTAATTCGCCCACCGTTGCTGCCTCCTCATTTTTTCCCTGTTTTCTAAGGACGTCTGCCAGGAATAATCGCGCTCTCCAGTCCCACGGCCCCAGCTCAATCGCGCGGCGCAACGAAGTTGCTGCTGCCTCAAATGACTTACCTGCCGTTAGTAGCCAGCCACGAAATCGCCAGAAACGACCGTCGTTTTCTGCATTTGCCGGGGCTTTGCCTAAGAGACTTCGCACTTTTTCGGAGTCACCGTCGAATATCGCCAGTTCGATCAGCAGGGCGAGCGGCTCAAGTGCTTCCGGATACTTCTCGTGGCAGCGATCGACAAGGCTTCTGTCGCCTGGCATCACTGTTGATGTACCAAACTTTGGTAGTGATCGACTTGATGTCACTTTCGCGGCATAAACCGCCTGCGCGACTTCCAGGATCTGGTTGTCAGGGTACTGGCTAAGCCAGCGGGTGACGGTTGCCAAACCGTCTGAAAAGTTGAGGTCGTCGGCGAGTACCAAGTAGGCATAGGCTTCGCGTGGTTCTGCCTTGTGCTTTGCTGCTGCGATGATCTGTTCGACCAGCTTTTGTCGTTGAAGAGTCATCGCATACCAGTAAATCAGGCGCTGGTGGGGGACATCGGCCGCCGGTTCGAGAGTCAGAATTTTGTTCCAAACGTCAATTGCCTCCAGTGGCTGATTCAAATCTGAAAAGAGGATTTCCGCTCGCATGGCCTGAGCGGACAGGTAGCCGTGATAGTCTTCACTGACGTGGTGTAAGGCATCTACGGCTGCCTGATAATCCTCAAGCTGAACACATGCTTCGGCGTAGTAGGCTTTTCCATCATTTGTTGCAGGATCCCAGCGCAACCAGTCCTCAGAAATGGTCTTCAGAGTCGTCCAGTCGCCTTTGAGAACCGCTTTTCGAGCGTCCCGCTCAAATCCTGTGATTCGATGCTGACTAGTCCAAATCCACGCGGCGACAGCCAAGACAACGGTCACCGTGAGCAGGATCAAAGAAGATGTGGACTTCAGTCTGAAACGTTTGGGCAACAAGGCGTTGGATTCTACAGAGATGGGGCGTTGGAATGTTACTTAGTGGAAATCCTGAATTGTGTATTCTATTCAGCCATGCACTCGAATCGTAAACCAAGTGAAAATTTCGTGAACAATTGCTCCCCGAACGGCTCTGGGGGGCTCTACTTCGGCCTCACCCAGAGACGCGGACTACCTTCCACAGCATCCAGCGAAGAGGACACAGGAATGTCCTTAAACTCGGCAGTGCTGCCCCCTGGCCATTCAATCGTTATCTGACAGGTCGGCGGGGCCTGTGCCCCCAGCCCGATGTGAATCATCCGTTCCTGGCTTCCATGGAATCCGTCGCCTGCAGTTAGTTCCGCTCGCCACTGCTGTGACCCACATACAAGCGTGACCGCCGTCCCAATCGCATCACGGGCGGTGGACTTAGCGTGAAGCCTGATCGAAACGTTCTTACCAATCGGTTCGGTCAGGTTTGTCAACAGAAGCGGAGCAGAAGCCAGAGTGCCAACAACAACATCAGGCGCGCCGTCGCAATTCCAGTCTGTGACCAGCGCACATCGCCCAAAGATCGGGCGTTGGAAAACGTCACCGACCTCATCAGTCGCCAGTTGGGTGAACTGAACGCCCTCGTCGTGTCGAAAAATCTGCATGGGCATCGCATACTCGATCTCAGGCTCCTCAAATGTGGCAACGTGTCCGTTTGCCACAAAAAGGTCCCAATCACCATCACAATCAGGATCGAAAAACTGGGTTCCCCAGCCTACGTATGGAAGTCCGGCGTGGCGAAGACCGGTGTCCGCAATTTGATCAACGAAGAACCCCTGCGATTTTTGCACGAACAATGAATTCGCTTCTGCGCTGTAGTTTGTGACCAAGAAGTCCAGCTTTCCGTCTCGATTGACGTCGGCGGCTGCAATTCCCATTGAAGATGTGTATTTCCCCTCCGCGTTCACCGCAACGCCGCGTGCGAATCCGTCATTTTGCAGACGCGGTTTTCCAGCTTTGTTACCATCTGAAGTGCGCGAAGAAACAGGTGTCAGCAAATAGTCTGGTTGACCATCATTCCCCACGAAAAGCGACAACGCGTTTTGATTGATGGGCTCGGAATTTGAGGCTGACGCTAATTCATGGTCGGCGGCCAGAGATCGTGAGGACATCGTGATAATTCCCAGGCCTGGCCCATCTTCCCCTTCATGAGTACACACCGATGGATGAAATATTCCGCGGTCTTGAGACCAGTGAACCTCGTCGAATGCCCCCTTGAATGGCCTGGTCGAGCAGCTGTCGCGGTTACAGTGATCACGAAAAACACGATCCCCCTCAAGATAATTAACGTCGTAAATGTCGGGGTTGCTATCCCCATCCAGATCGGCAATCAGGCAACTTGTCGTCCAACGGCTTGAGGCGAAGCCACAATCTTCTGTGGCATCGCGGAACGTGCCGTCTCCGTTGTTGAGCAGCAGGCGATTCTGTCCGATATTCGCAACATAAAGATCTGGAAAACCATCGTTGTTCACGTCACCTGCGGCGCAGCCCTGACCATAGGCTCCTTCTTTCGCGATGCCGCTGACTTCTTCGACGCTGGTGAACCGCCCGTCGATCTGACGAAAAAAAACGTCGGAAGCCTGGTCCACGGTGGAGGGTAAAAGGCTGCCGTCCGGCCAATCGGCTCCCTGTGTGAAAAACAAATCCGGTTGACTATCCAGGTCGTAGTCAATAACGGCAATCCCGCCGCCGGTCGACTCAAACATTCTGACATTGGTCGTATTCGGCGGTCGGCCAATGTTATACGCGAAGTTCAATCCGAGTTGCTGCGCCTGGTCGATAAATTGAATGCGTGTTGCCTCGCGGTTTCGCATGACTGTTGAGTCGCCGCCTGCAGACTCACTCTCAGTTGGAACCTCGAATTTTGGATATCCATTCAAAGGATGATCGCGCCAGATGTTGTCGCTGGAGACTGTCGGAACAGGCGGCGGCCTGCTGTGGCGGCTTAGCCTGACGAATGCCTCGGCTTCCCAGTTGGGAATGTCAACTTTGCTTCTGGCGAGTCGAAGCCACTGGTAGGCTTCGTTTGGGCGGTCTAATTTTTCAAGCAGATCGACAAGCTTTTTCGCCGTTGACGCATCTTTTCCACCCTCGCGAAGGAACTTGGAGACTTGCTCCCGCAACTGAAACAGTTGTTCGGTGAGTTGTCGATACTGCGGGGCTTCGACTGCATTCAGATTCGTCAGTGCTGAGGAGAGCAAATATGAAGCGCGATACGACGCCGGAATTTTTTGGGCAGCTTCTGAATAGCACCAAATCGCCATCCGGTGCCGACTATCCAAATTACTCCAAAGTCCGCATGCAATCAGCACATCAGGTGAGTGTCTGATTTGTTCAGGGACCTGCTCATACCATTCTTGCAGTGCGGCTGGATCAGTGTCGACCAGGATTTCTCCGAGCAACCCTTGAGCTTCGGCAGCGTCCGGCCGGTGCAACGCAATTCTTTCCAAACGCCTTCGCGCCGTCGCAAATTCCTTTCTTGAAAACTCCTCAATCGCAAGCCCAAGATTCACGCTGATATCGTTGGGCGTTCGCTTTTCTGCTGCCTCCAGTCGTGGCCGATACTCGGGGTGCCTTCGGTCATAGTCCGTCAGCATGACCAGTTCCCGTGCTGCAAGAGACCGTTGGTTCGACTGCGACCGCCACAGATGAGCCGCCTTACTTCGATACCCGGCCATCGCATAATAATCCGCCAGCTTCGATTGTGTGGTCCAATCGAAGTTTCTCGTGGCGGCCTCTTCTTCCAGTTGAGCAATCGCTTCCGTCAGCTTTCCGTTGATCGTTGGGCGTATCTTGATTTCGTCGCTCGGCGTATTGCTACGAGACCCCAAGTCGGGTTGCTGTTCGCGACTGCCAGTTCGCGCATTGGCTGAGGGTGCAGATTCAGGTGGAGGCGGTTCGACTGGACTTCGACTGGAAGTGACTTCAACGGGCTGAGTGCTGTCCTTAACTTCGGGCTCAGATTGAAAGCAGCCACAACACACGCCGATCCAAATGCAACAGGCCAGGTTTCGAAGTTGCATTTGTAAGGACCTCACGTCAGACATTCCGCACCAGCATATTCCCGGGTAGGCGGCGGATGAAACGTTTCATTTCTAATACTGTCAATGTAGACAGGACTCGTGACATATCCAGTTTGGTGGTTCTTAGAACTTCGTCCACGTGGACGGGCGATGTTGTGATTAGGTTTAGCACTTCTTTTTCCTGAGGATTCAGGCTCATTTCACGCGGGTCGTGCACGGTGGTGGCTTCAGCCGATTGAGTCGGTTGGGACAGCGGGCCGAGTTCTGCGAGGACGTCCTCGACGTTGCGGATCAGGGTTGCTCCTTCGCGAATCAAATCGTGGCAACCCGCGCTGGCAAGGCTGTCGACCTGGCCGGGTACCGCGAATACTTCGCGCCCCTGCTCCATTGCATGTCGAGCGGTATAGAGGGCTCCGGAATTGCGTGTGGCTTCGACGACGATTACTCCTAGACTCATGCCGCTGATGATACGATTTCTTTGCGGAAAAAGCCCGGGGCGTGGTTTTTGATCGAGTGGAAATTCGCTGACGACCGCTCCGCTGCGAGTGATGTCGATGGCCAGGTCGGCGTGTTCTGGTGGATAGATTTCCTTCACGCCCGTCGCCATCACCGCAATTGTTCGGCCACCCGCATTCAAGGCGCCACGGTGAGCTGCTCCGTCGATCCCTCGTGCCAGCCCACTGATGATCGTGAAGCCAGCTCGCACCAGCGAACCCGCCATCCGTTCGGCCTGGCGTCGTCCGTACGACGTGCAGCGGCGAGAGCCGACGATTCCGACGGCAAGTTCGTCTCTCGGTTCAAACGTGCCTCGCACGTAAAGTATTCCCGGCGCGTCATCGACGGCGTTCAGGCCCGTTGGATACCCGGGTGTGTGCTTGCGGCGTAGTTTGACACCAAGGTCGACACATCGCGCGAGCATCTCGGTGGCGGCCGCGCGGTGAATGCCGATGGTGATGCGTTCGGCAAGCTGCTTGCCGACACCGTTGACGGTTTGCAATGTTGCCGCTGGCTGGTTGAGGACGTTGTCCGCAGTTTCAAAGCGTTCCAGCAACGTCGCGTGTAGCCTTGGCCCGATTCCCGGAATCAGAGACATGGCCAACGTCGCGTGCACGTCCGCGTCGTGATCGGTGTTGGAACCACTGCCGGAATTATCAGGGACACTCGGTGCCATGGTCTTGACGAACGCCTCCGGAAATGAAAGTCGTCAGCGTGACGGCTTCAGAACCGTCCTGCAGCAGCTTCCAATCATTTCCGTTTAGCCGAAAAATCGCAACGCTGCCTGGCGATATTGGCAGAGATTCGTGGCTAAGCGAGTAAATCAGGCCGGCCATCCCTGGATTATGTCCCACCACCATGATCCCATCATCATCGGCACTGGCATTCTGAACGGCTTCGTTGAGGTTTTCGCTGGCCGATGCGTGATACAGTTGTGCGGCTGCATACAGTGGCGGGTCGTGCCCGCACGCCTTTTTGATCAACTCGGCGGTTTGCGTTGTGCGCACCGCATCAGAATGGACGATGCGATCAATTCGAAAATCGGACAGCATCGCAGCTGTGCTGGTGGCGAGCTGGCGGCCGCGTTCGGTTAACGGCCGTTCATGATCGGACCAGGCTGGGTTGTTAGACGCAGCGTAAGAATGCCGCATCAATATGAGGTGTTTCGCCATCCTTAAAACGCCTCAATCTCCGGAACCTCCGCCTCTGACACCTGTGTGGCAGAAACCGAAGTGATCGGTCCGGCACTTTTTCCGCTGTCGGAAAACGCGGGGTCTGGCATTGGTGCAGGCGTCGCGATGGGCGTGCTTGGCTGAGTGGTCGGCATGGTTCCGCCGTTGTATGGAATCGATTCGCCCGATCCCATGGGCTCAGTTACCGTGCCGCCGATGCCGAAGGGCATCATCGGGCTGAATGGTTGCCCCATCGGGCTACTCGGCGAAGGCATGGTTGGCATCTGGACGGATTGTGACATCATCGGCGGCTGACCATACGCCGGCATGCCCGGATCCTGTTGATGCGCGACCTGGGGTTGCCCCGAATACTGTGGCTGGCTGGCAAACTGCGGCGGCATGTTTGGCGGATTCTGATACGTCAGCTGTTGCTGTGGCATTTGCTGCATTGGAGCGGAAGCCATGTGCATTGGTGCCATCTGAGGACCGAACGCCATCTGCTGTCGTGGCACGCTGCCTGGATGAACGCCTCGCGCCATCGCGGTTTCGCCCATCGGATGATTGGCTCCTACTGCCTGAGCCGCAACAGCCAGTTTTGAGTGTACTTCCGGCTGGTTCCAGTTGGCTTGCAGAGCTCGCTGATACATGGCGACCGCTTCGGTCGGGTTGCCTGTGTCCTGGTGGTACTGCCCCAGATGAGCCAGTGCTGTCGCGTGGTTCGGGTTCACTTGAAGCGCTTGCTGCAGCGATTGAGCGGCCGCATCGGGTTGCCCGAGTTCTCGTTGCAGCCACGCCAGTTCGACATGAGATTCGGCAATGTATGGTTGGGTGGCGGCCCACGTATTCAGCATGCGATGAGCGTCGTGGCCACGTCCCTGTGCCAGCAGCAATTCCGAATAGCCGTGGTATGACGGCTGGTGCGATGGCGACTGCGTCAGAGCTTGCTGGAACAGCTGCTCGGCGCCTGCCGAATCACCCATTTTCATGCGAGCTTTGGCTAGGTTCGCAAGGTAGTCAGGGTTGTTGGGACGACTGGCGACGGCGTTCTGGAATTCCTGAGCCGCCATGGCGTAGTTGCCCTGTTCGTAGTATCCCAGCCCGGACGCATTCGTCATGTAGCCGTTCATGGAATAGCAGCCGGACAGAGTCAGAATGCCGGCGCAAATGGTCACGCTGGCCAGCTTTTGCAGCCATTCGAAGCGCATGGTGGTTGCCTTTCCTGAGAGACGGAGTTGGCAGGGGGGAATGGATCGAAGGGACGATTCGCAAAGTCGTCACACTTGACGGCCTGTCGGAAGCGACAGACGGAACTTTAGCGAATCTTTTGAGAGTTGAGAGATGGAGAGGAGTCGCAGAATACGAGCGTGCGGATTCTGCTGCAACACGGATCTGCCCCCAATGAGGGCTCACTCAATAAGTGAATTTAGCCCTCCGGCAGATGCTGCCGCTAAGATAGCGAAGGATTTTCAGGAGCAAATGCTGCGGAAATGGCAAAATTGTGAGCGAAATCGCAGCGTGGACCGCGATTTCACCCTCAACCGCTGGTTTAACCTTCTGCGACGTTCACATACACCTTCAGCGCGTCGCGGTCTTCGACCAGCAGTCGCATCATTTCGGCGTAGTTCTCAAAGCCGTCCACCGGGTTGGTGAGGATCTTTTCGAGAACGCCAGGAAACGTGACTTCACCGAGAGCCAAGTCTGAAATTCCGGATTCGAAGTGGCGGAAGTTCGCATTGACCGAGCCAACCAGCAGCTTGTTACCAAGCACCCAATTCAGGTTCAGATGGTCACTGGGAACGTCTACTTTGCGTTCGCCACCCGTGATGCTGGTCCAAACAATGCAGCCATTGTGACCGAGGTGCTGCATGCATTCGAAGGCGATGGCGCTGCTGCCGGTGGCTTCCACAATCAGGTCCGGCTTGCCGTGCTTTGCCGCCAGTTCTTCCAAAGACATATCCGCCGTGCTGACGTAAGTTGCTCCCATTCCTTCAGCGACCTCGGCTTTCAGATTGGGTTTCTTCCCGCGAGCCAGCGTGAAGACTTCCATGCCTCGCAGCCGCAGAATGAGTGTCGATAGCAGTCCGATCTGACCAGATCCCGTGACCCACGCCAATTTTGGTTCCCACACTTGCAGCCGCTTTTGAGCCAGCATGGCCTGTTCGACGGCCTTCGCCGCACAGCTCATCGGTTCTGCGAGGACGTGCAGGTGCTTTAGGCCAACCGGCATCCGAACCATGAATTCTTCGTCGTCGACGAAATACTCGGTCAGGTAACCGTGCAACAGGTTGATGCCGCGTTCGTAGTATTCTTCTTCGCTGGTGATGTCCGAACGACCGATGGCGTCGTAAATCGATCCACCGGGACGACGAACTGTACATGTGACGTAATCGCCGGGCTTAACCTTCTTCACGGCCGGGCCAACTTCTTCCACGATGCCGAAGCATTCGTGTCCGATCACGAGAAAGTCGTAGCCCGGAGGCGCGTTGCCGTACAGAGCGTCGTTAATTTCGCGGTCGGTGGCGTCGACGCCGACCTTCAACGTTTTGACCAGCACGCCGCGCCCGTCCGGAATGTCAGTGACAGACGGTTTGTCGAGTTCAGCAAGATGGACACTGTTGGGTGTGCCCGGAATCACGGCGATGGCCTGCATGGTTTTTTCTATCGGTTTGAATCATTGGCAAATGGGCGAAACAAATTCCGCATGAGTCGGGCGATTGTAGAATCCCAATCGTCATCGTTCAAAGCAGCCACGCAATCGGCCAAAGATTGCCGGAAGGTTTGTCAAACCAACTCTGACCAACGAAGAATTCGCGGACCAGCCTAAGCCCGTGAGGTTGGGTTAGCTGAGGGACTCACGGGGGCCGGGCCGTCTGCCGCCGGGAGGCTTCAAGACTTCGCAGACTGACCTCGCCTGGCGGGCCTAGGCGGGCAGAATAAATCCCTGCTGGCTTCAAGCTTCTTCCGACCTTCAAGCGGTCGCAGAAACGCCTCGATTTTGCGACGCCCTTTACTTTGGTCGCACCGCTCAGGCATTCAGGCGTCCAAACTACCAGTTCTTCGGTCGCGGCGATCGCGAAATTCCGTTTGGAATTGAGCTTGCCGCAGGCGGACTTGGCAGACAGGGCGGCCGCTCGCTGTGTGCAGGCATTTGGGGCCGGCGCAACGAAAGCTCGACCTTGCAACAAGGCCGAGCTTCTGTTTCAGTCGCATTAGGCGCGTTGGAACAGTGGATCCGAAAGATCCTGGTCCGCGAATTCAAATGGCAGACTCGTCCGCTTCGCCGGTTCGGATACGCACGACGCTTTCGATGTTGGAGACGAAGATTTTTCCGTCACCCACCTGGCCTGTGCGAGCTGCGTTGACGATGGCTTCGACAATCGTTTTTTCCACGTCGTCAGCCACGACCACTTCGATCTTTACCTTTGGCATGAAGTCCACAATGTACTCCGCACCTCGGTACGTTTCTTTGTGCCCCTTTTGCCGACCGAAGCCGCGAACTTCAGTGACTGTCATGCCATGAACGCCAGCCTCGGTAATGGCCGATTTCACGTCTTCCAATTTGAAATGGCGAACTACCGCCTCAATCTTCTTCATCGTTTGATCACCCGTATCATAGTTCAGAGTTTATAGAAAAATATAACCTTCTTCGCCGTGCTGACTGATATCCAGCCCCTGGACTTCCTGCTGTTCGCTGACACGCAGCCCCATGACAGCGTCCAGGATTTTCAGAATGACAAACGTGCCGATAGCGCTGAAGCCGACGGCCGCAACGACGCTGACAAGTTGAGTCATAATCTGTGCCGAATGACCGTCAATCGCGCCGCGACTCTCACCGCCCGTCACGACCGAAGTCGCGAACACGCCCGTCAGAATTGCTCCCAAAATGCCGCCCAATCCGTGAATACCAAAGGCGTCCAAAGAGTCATCATAGCCAAAGGTGTTCTTCAGTGTTGTGCAACTGAAAAAGCAAAACAGCCCTGCCGCGAATCCCATCAGGATTCCACAAATCGGAGTCACCGATCCAGCCCCCGGTGTGATGCATACAAGGCCAGCAACCGCGCCGGAACATGCTCCCAAAACGCTTGCTTTGCCGTGCTTAAACCACTCGCCCAACGACCATGATAAAACGCCTGCTGAAGCTGCAAGGTGAGTCGCAAACAGGGCGTTTACGGCTTTGCCGTCTGCAGCAAGCCCGCTGCCGCCATTAAAGCCAAACCAGCCCACCCAAAGCAGGCCAGTGCCGATGCAGGTATATGTTAAGTTGTGCGGCATCATCGCCTGAGACGGGAAACCTCGACGGCGGCCGATCAGCAGGGCGCAAACCAATGCTGAAACGCCTGAGCTGATGTGCACGACCAATCCACCTGCAAAGTCAATTGCCTGGTATTTTGCTCCTGCGGTGGCTTCGGAAAGCCAGCCGCCTTCGTCCCATACCCAGTGAGCGATCGGACAATAGATCAGCAGTCCCCACACC
This DNA window, taken from Fuerstiella marisgermanici, encodes the following:
- a CDS encoding tetratricopeptide repeat protein, translating into MRFEWLQKLASVTICAGILTLSGCYSMNGYMTNASGLGYYEQGNYAMAAQEFQNAVASRPNNPDYLANLAKARMKMGDSAGAEQLFQQALTQSPSHQPSYHGYSELLLAQGRGHDAHRMLNTWAATQPYIAESHVELAWLQRELGQPDAAAQSLQQALQVNPNHATALAHLGQYHQDTGNPTEAVAMYQRALQANWNQPEVHSKLAVAAQAVGANHPMGETAMARGVHPGSVPRQQMAFGPQMAPMHMASAPMQQMPQQQLTYQNPPNMPPQFASQPQYSGQPQVAHQQDPGMPAYGQPPMMSQSVQMPTMPSPSSPMGQPFSPMMPFGIGGTVTEPMGSGESIPYNGGTMPTTQPSTPIATPAPMPDPAFSDSGKSAGPITSVSATQVSEAEVPEIEAF
- a CDS encoding glucose 1-dehydrogenase; translated protein: MQAIAVIPGTPNSVHLAELDKPSVTDIPDGRGVLVKTLKVGVDATDREINDALYGNAPPGYDFLVIGHECFGIVEEVGPAVKKVKPGDYVTCTVRRPGGSIYDAIGRSDITSEEEYYERGINLLHGYLTEYFVDDEEFMVRMPVGLKHLHVLAEPMSCAAKAVEQAMLAQKRLQVWEPKLAWVTGSGQIGLLSTLILRLRGMEVFTLARGKKPNLKAEVAEGMGATYVSTADMSLEELAAKHGKPDLIVEATGSSAIAFECMQHLGHNGCIVWTSITGGERKVDVPSDHLNLNWVLGNKLLVGSVNANFRHFESGISDLALGEVTFPGVLEKILTNPVDGFENYAEMMRLLVEDRDALKVYVNVAEG
- a CDS encoding ammonium transporter, translated to MTNSFRRLLLLAVILSSCGNLVAQTTDVQNGDVISPATTGVTEPQPSDTASDDEITTQQQDEAPAAVYDKADVAWMLVSIAFVLMMTCPGLALFYGGLVRKKNILSVMMQCVFLMGLMSVVWAVIGYSLAFGGSGAYFGNFEHLLLAGVTPSSASGLTVEQCINDQIIVAFQGMFFIITPALICGAFAERMKFTTMAVFSVVWGLLIYCPIAHWVWDEGGWLSEATAGAKYQAIDFAGGLVVHISSGVSALVCALLIGRRRGFPSQAMMPHNLTYTCIGTGLLWVGWFGFNGGSGLAADGKAVNALFATHLAASAGVLSWSLGEWFKHGKASVLGACSGAVAGLVCITPGAGSVTPICGILMGFAAGLFCFFSCTTLKNTFGYDDSLDAFGIHGLGGILGAILTGVFATSVVTGGESRGAIDGHSAQIMTQLVSVVAAVGFSAIGTFVILKILDAVMGLRVSEQQEVQGLDISQHGEEGYIFL
- the dprA gene encoding DNA-processing protein DprA codes for the protein MAPSVPDNSGSGSNTDHDADVHATLAMSLIPGIGPRLHATLLERFETADNVLNQPAATLQTVNGVGKQLAERITIGIHRAAATEMLARCVDLGVKLRRKHTPGYPTGLNAVDDAPGILYVRGTFEPRDELAVGIVGSRRCTSYGRRQAERMAGSLVRAGFTIISGLARGIDGAAHRGALNAGGRTIAVMATGVKEIYPPEHADLAIDITRSGAVVSEFPLDQKPRPGLFPQRNRIISGMSLGVIVVEATRNSGALYTARHAMEQGREVFAVPGQVDSLASAGCHDLIREGATLIRNVEDVLAELGPLSQPTQSAEATTVHDPREMSLNPQEKEVLNLITTSPVHVDEVLRTTKLDMSRVLSTLTVLEMKRFIRRLPGNMLVRNV
- a CDS encoding tetratricopeptide repeat protein, with product MTVVLAVAAWIWTSQHRITGFERDARKAVLKGDWTTLKTISEDWLRWDPATNDGKAYYAEACVQLEDYQAAVDALHHVSEDYHGYLSAQAMRAEILFSDLNQPLEAIDVWNKILTLEPAADVPHQRLIYWYAMTLQRQKLVEQIIAAAKHKAEPREAYAYLVLADDLNFSDGLATVTRWLSQYPDNQILEVAQAVYAAKVTSSRSLPKFGTSTVMPGDRSLVDRCHEKYPEALEPLALLIELAIFDGDSEKVRSLLGKAPANAENDGRFWRFRGWLLTAGKSFEAAATSLRRAIELGPWDWRARLFLADVLRKQGKNEEAATVGELAMQGKTLHGKLLQSPNARDLSLELVNEIYAHLEQTGPDVVQNALASRLNPE
- a CDS encoding DUF1559 domain-containing protein; the encoded protein is MKATKYRPRGFTLIELLVVIAIIAILIALLLPAVQQAREAARRTQCKNNLKQLGLACHNYHDVFNQFPLNYDGSVNNPNASVGATFGSGTQGMISWITAALPYMDQGPLYNALDGYGTFNTPNSATTNGTTPGTGTGYGRFEVKELAKTVIPGLLCPSNGQAKIYTANGNNGAFSYRGGPFADGGGGGGIGYSGGRTDYVGNMGFCHSGWRDSNTGVNNSHNGAGWSSPEWVVTFDLDWDGHTPRRGCFWHRGSARIAQITDGTSNTVMVFEDHHWRYTKREPSRMSRNCTWISPINGLNTFNKKINSDNEYNGRGDNDTRGSSFCSTHTGGAQCVLADGSVRFVSENLDIGVQKGIGTSGGGETVSDF
- a CDS encoding SixA phosphatase family protein — translated: MAKHLILMRHSYAASNNPAWSDHERPLTERGRQLATSTAAMLSDFRIDRIVHSDAVRTTQTAELIKKACGHDPPLYAAAQLYHASASENLNEAVQNASADDDGIMVVGHNPGMAGLIYSLSHESLPISPGSVAIFRLNGNDWKLLQDGSEAVTLTTFISGGVRQDHGTECP
- a CDS encoding P-II family nitrogen regulator; protein product: MKKIEAVVRHFKLEDVKSAITEAGVHGMTVTEVRGFGRQKGHKETYRGAEYIVDFMPKVKIEVVVADDVEKTIVEAIVNAARTGQVGDGKIFVSNIESVVRIRTGEADESAI
- a CDS encoding FG-GAP-like repeat-containing protein, producing MQLRNLACCIWIGVCCGCFQSEPEVKDSTQPVEVTSSRSPVEPPPPESAPSANARTGSREQQPDLGSRSNTPSDEIKIRPTINGKLTEAIAQLEEEAATRNFDWTTQSKLADYYAMAGYRSKAAHLWRSQSNQRSLAARELVMLTDYDRRHPEYRPRLEAAEKRTPNDISVNLGLAIEEFSRKEFATARRRLERIALHRPDAAEAQGLLGEILVDTDPAALQEWYEQVPEQIRHSPDVLIACGLWSNLDSRHRMAIWCYSEAAQKIPASYRASYLLSSALTNLNAVEAPQYRQLTEQLFQLREQVSKFLREGGKDASTAKKLVDLLEKLDRPNEAYQWLRLARSKVDIPNWEAEAFVRLSRHSRPPPVPTVSSDNIWRDHPLNGYPKFEVPTESESAGGDSTVMRNREATRIQFIDQAQQLGLNFAYNIGRPPNTTNVRMFESTGGGIAVIDYDLDSQPDLFFTQGADWPDGSLLPSTVDQASDVFFRQIDGRFTSVEEVSGIAKEGAYGQGCAAGDVNNDGFPDLYVANIGQNRLLLNNGDGTFRDATEDCGFASSRWTTSCLIADLDGDSNPDIYDVNYLEGDRVFRDHCNRDSCSTRPFKGAFDEVHWSQDRGIFHPSVCTHEGEDGPGLGIITMSSRSLAADHELASASNSEPINQNALSLFVGNDGQPDYLLTPVSSRTSDGNKAGKPRLQNDGFARGVAVNAEGKYTSSMGIAAADVNRDGKLDFLVTNYSAEANSLFVQKSQGFFVDQIADTGLRHAGLPYVGWGTQFFDPDCDGDWDLFVANGHVATFEEPEIEYAMPMQIFRHDEGVQFTQLATDEVGDVFQRPIFGRCALVTDWNCDGAPDVVVGTLASAPLLLTNLTEPIGKNVSIRLHAKSTARDAIGTAVTLVCGSQQWRAELTAGDGFHGSQERMIHIGLGAQAPPTCQITIEWPGGSTAEFKDIPVSSSLDAVEGSPRLWVRPK